A genomic segment from Xyrauchen texanus isolate HMW12.3.18 chromosome 21, RBS_HiC_50CHRs, whole genome shotgun sequence encodes:
- the LOC127661305 gene encoding extracellular calcium-sensing receptor-like, whose protein sequence is MTSGDFTIGGIFPLHYRVELPPTDYIKRPLAEQCQGFDPRAFRWALTMKLAVEEINNIKDLLPNHTLSYRIFDSCSTPVMAQKAVLAVLNGQDVAHSSMCSGAGPLLGLIGESGSSQSIVLSRTLQPFQIPLISYFSTCSCLSNRRQFPTFFRVVPNDDFQVKALAQLLKKFGWTWIGVVTEDHDYGRFALQGLKRAIENTDICLAYHEMIPKDYSRERVLKILKVMKESTARVVIVFSVEGELYPFLGEFMLQNITGIQWIASEAWVTASILAETYPFLEGTVGFAIRQGHIPGLKDYLKTVNPQMYPSNPQVQELWEALYGCSPTSTSLNSHLPSCRGNETLRKEHSAYMNTSSPRVTYNVYKAVYAIAHSLHNLIHCTPGNGPFKNVSCADLNNVFPWQLQHYLEEVSFSISGQNVNFDNKGDSIPYYDLINWQRHTNGDIQFVKVGLYDGAQHTGRELVVEEQPIMWSNQQSKVPVSMCSNSCTPGFRRAARHGEPLCCFDCVPCESGKISNQTDSIDCLSCPEDYWSNANGTMCIPKLVEYLSHDAIGITLTVIAIVGAFLTITVLLIFLYNKRTPIVRVNNSELSFFILLSLTLCFLCALVFIGEPTSWSCMLRHTAFSITFSLCISCILGKTLVVLAAFTATRPANNIMKWLGPTQQRIIIFSCTLVQVVICTVWLVVSPPFPYKNTKYQQSKIILDCSVGSDLAFWCVLGYIGLLACVCFFLAFLARKLPGNFNEAKYITFSMLIFCAVWLAFVPAYVSQPGKFTNAVEIFAILASSFGLLLCLFAPKCYIILLKPEKNTKQHLMVKTTKLHL, encoded by the exons ATGACTAGTGGAGACTTCACAATCGGGGGCATTTTTCCTTTGCATTACAGAGTAGAGCTTCCCCCAACAGACTACATAAAGAGACCTTTAGCAGAACAGTGTCAAGG GTTTGATCCAAGGGCCTTCCGCTGGGCTCTTACTATGAAGCTTGCTGTGGAAGAGATAAACAATATAAAAGACCTCCTGCCGAACCATACTCTGTCTTACAGGATCTTTGACTCCTGTTCCACTCCTGTAATGGCTCAGAAAGCAGTTCTGGCAGTGCTGAATGGGCAGGATGTTGCTCATAGTTCTATGTGTTCTGGGGCTGGTCCTTTATTAGGTTTAATAGGGGAATCTGGATCCTCACAATCCATTGTTCTCTCCAGAACTCTGCAGCCTTTCCAAATACCCTTG ATAAGCTATTTCTCAACCTGCTCTTGTCTAAGTAATCGGAGACAGTTCCCGACATTTTTCCGAGTGGTCCCCAATGATGATTTCCAGGTCAAAGCTCTTGCACAACTCTTGAAGAAGTTTGGCTGGACATGGATTGGTGTGGTCACTGAAGATCATGACTATGGCAGGTTTGCTTTACAGGGCTTAAAGCGAGCAATTGAAAACACTGACATTTGTTTGGCTTATCATGAAATGATCCCTAAAGACTATAGCCGAGAACGGGTTCTTAAGATTCTGAAAGTAATGAAGGAATCCACAGCTAGAGTAGTCATTGTTTTTTCAGTGGAGGGGGAACTCTACCCATTTTTGGGAGAGTTTATGCTTCAAAATATCACAGGAATACAATGGATTGCAAGTGAGGCTTGGGTTACAGCCTCAATATTAGCAGAAACATATCCATTCTTAGAGGGTACAGTTGGGTTTGCAATCCGTCAAGGACATATTCCAGGTCTGAAGGATTATCTCAAAACAGTGAACCCACAAATGTACCCATCTAACCCTCAAGTTcaggagctgtgggaggctctatATGGCTGCTCTCCCACTTCCACCAGCTTGAACAGTCATCTGCCCTCCTGCAGAGGGAATGAAACCCTCAGAAAAGAGCACTCTGCCTACATGAATACTTCCAGCCCTCGTGTGACCTATAATGTGTATAAAGCAGTGTATGCAATTGCTCATTCTCTGCATAATCTCATTCACTGTACACCTGGAAATGGGCCGTTTAAAAATGTCTCATGTGCAGATCTCAACAATGTGTTTCCATGGCAG CTTCAACACTACCTTGAAGAAGTTTCCTTCTCTATATCTGGACAAAATGTTAACTTTGATAATAAAGGAGACTCAATCCCATATTATGATTTGATAAACTGGCAAAGACACACAAATGGAGATATTCAGTTTGTTAAAGTGGGCCTCTATGATGGTGCTCAGCATACTGGGAGAGAACTGGTGGTTGAAGAGCAGCCCATCATGTGGTCTAACCAACAGAGCAAG gtACCTGTCTCTATGTGCAGTAATAGCTGTACCCCAGGATTTAGGAGAGCTGCCCGTCATGGGGAGCCTCTGTGCTGCTTTGACTGTGTTCCATGTGAGAGTGGCAAGATCAGTAATCAGACAG atTCAATAGATTGTCTGTCATGTCCTGAAGATTATTGGTCCAATGCAAACGGAACAATGTGTATCCCGAAACTAGTTGAATATCTCTCACATGATGCTATAGGAATCACCCTGACTGTGATAGCTATAGTGGGAGCCTTTCTGACTATCACAGTGCTGCTGATATTTTTGTATAACAAACGAACCCCTATAGTTCGTGTGAATAACTCAGAGCTCAGTTTCTTCATCCTGTTGTCCTTGACTTTATGTTTTCTGTGCGCTCTGGTGTTTATTGGGGAACCAACATCCTGGTCATGTATGCTGCGACATACTGCCTTCAGCatcactttctctctctgcatCTCCTGCATCCTGGGCAAGACTTTAGTGGTGCTGGCAGCTTTCACAGCTACCCGACCTGCAAACAATATCATGAAATGGTTGGGCCCCACACAGCAGAGAATCATAATCTTCAGCTGCACTTTAGTCCAAGTGGTGATATGTACTGTTTGGCTTGTAGTATCACCTCCTTTTccctataaaaacacaaaatatcaacAGTCCAAGATCATTCTGGATTGCAGTGTGGGCTCTGATCTGGCCTTCTGGTGTGTGCTGGGATATATTGGCCTCTTGGCCTGTGTTTGCTTCTTTCTGGCTTTTTTGGCTCGAAAGTTGCCAGGCAATTTTAATGAGGCCAAGTACATCACCTTCAGCATGCTTATATTTTGTGCAGTGTGGCTGGCATTTGTACCAGCATATGTCAGCCAGCCTGGTAAATTTACAAATGCTGTGGAGATTTTTGCTATTTTAGCTTCTAGTTTTGGCCTGCTTCTTTGCTTATTTGCTCCTAAatgttatatcattttattaaaaccTGAGAAAAACACCAAGCAACATCTCATGGTAAAAActactaaattacatttatag